Within the Nitrosococcus wardiae genome, the region CCACTGACCATGCTAGTGATGGGAAAGGATCACAAGCTTTACTATGAGGCTTATAACGATGCTTCTGATCTCAACGGGGATGGCACTATCGAGGTTGGCTACCAGCCAATGCTGGTCGATTACTACGGTTATTTCGACTCCTACAAATGCTATCTCTATGACAGCAGCGACAACCGCTTTGAACCCAGCGCCACCACCAGTGACAAGACCTGCGCCAATGCTTGGAGCGGGGATTTTCTCAACTATCTCACCACTTCTCGCATGGATGCCCTCCGGAAAGTGTTCTATGGGGGGCATCGGGACGTCGATACGGCCTCAGAAACCGTTCTGGCTGGGGCTTTCATTCCCCAAGATGCCCATAGCTGGGGCAAAGAGTATACCAGTACTGCCGTGGATGGTTATGACCTCAGCCAATATGCGCCGCTTACCTTACCTACCTCGGGAAATCGGCACCTGTTTGCCGTCACCAGCCTTGCCGACGGAAACGTCCCCGTCCTGCGGATTCTGCAAAACCGAACAGAGCGTATTTGGGAGTGGGTCAGCAAACAGCGGCCCGTTGCCGATGACTCTTTAGGCACGCCGACCGATTACCCCATCCGGGTGTTGGCCTGCGACTCCTCCTTGCTAGAAGAAAATTGCCAACAGTACGGCTCCTCATCTTATAAACCCACCGGGTTACTGCAAAAATACGGCGAAAATGACAGCATGTATTTTGGCTTGCTCACTGGCTCCTACGCCAAAAACACTTCCGGCGGGGTATTGCGAAAAAATATGGGGAGCATTACCGATGAGATCGATTCCAGCACCGGCGTTTTCACCTCCACCAATGGAATCATCAAAACCATCGATAACCTCAGGATTATTCAATTTGACTATGGTGACCATTCCTACAGCCCGGGATGGCCAAATGCTCCGGGGCAGCCAAGTGCCTGGATCACCACCCGCCCCATCAATGAAGGGGAACAACCCAATTGGGGTAATCCCACCGCCGAAATGATATATGAAGGCTTGCGCTATTTTGCCGGCAAAGCATCCCCCACTAGCGACTATGCCATCTCATCCAGCACTACCCCGGATGCGGACTTAGGGTTACCCGTCGCCAGCTGGGATGATCCTTACGCGAACACCAATTTCCCGGCTTGTTCAAAACCTTTCCAAATTGTCATCAGCGATATCAATCCTTCCTATGACACGGATCAACTCCCAGGGAGCTATTTTTCCAGCTTCAGCGGGGATGTTTCCGGTCTCAACAGCCAAACCCTCGCCGATACCATCTCCAGCCATGAGCCGGATGTCGCTGGGAGTCACTTTATCGGCCAATCAGGCACAGATGCTGATGGCGCCCCCTCGGCAAAAAGTGTCACTAGCCTAGGGAATATCCGTGGCTTATCCCCGGAAGAGCCCACCAAGCTAGGGGGCTACTACGCCGCCAGCGTGGCTTACTTTGGCCATACTAATGATCTCCATTCCGCGGAGGGGGAACAAAAGATGAGCACCTTCGGGATGGCTCTGGCCTCCCCCTTACCGAAAATAGAGATCCCAGTCAATAACCAAACCGTGACCCTGGTCCCCTTCGCCAAATCCGTGGGCACAACTAGCGATTGTGCAGTCAGTGATATCAGTAGCGTCAAGGGAGATTTCCAGCCTACCAATCAAATTGTGGATTTTTATGTTGAGACGGTCACCCCCACTTCTGGTAAATTTCGCATCAACTACGAGGATGTAGAACAAGGCGCCGATCATGACATGGACGCTATTGTGGAATATACCTACCAGGTCAACGATGGCACCGTGGATATCACCCTGGATTCCACCTTTGCCGCCAGCTGTATCATTCAACACATAGGTTATGTGATTTCAGGCACCACCGCCGACGGCGCCTATCTAGAGGTGAGAGATAATGATACCGATTCCACTGAAGATCCCGATTATTTCCTGGACACCCCTCCTGGGGCTACCCCCGGTAGCGGTTGGGAAGATGGTGCCGCCCTCCCCCTAACCACGAACCGCACCTTTACGCCAGGAGTCAGCAGCGCCGCCACCCTGCTAAAGGATCCCCTGTGGTATGCCGCCAAATGGGGCAGTTTTAATGACCGGAACAAAGACGGCATCCCCCAAGGGACGGAATGGGATATTAACAATGATAATACCCCCGATAATTACTTTTTGGTCACCAATGCCCTGAAGTTGGAAGATCAATTGGGCAAGGCCTTTGATGAGATTATCGAGCAAACTTCATCTAACTCTTCGGTTGCCCTCAATAGCGGGGCTATCAGCACCGATAGCCATCTCTACCAAGCCCGCTTCAACAGCAGCACTTGGACCGGACAGCTGCTGGACTTCCCCATTAACAGTGATGGCAGCTTGGGCGCCAAAAGCTGGGAAGCCGCAGAGCTATTAGATACGCTCTCAAGCAACAATCGAAAAATCGTCACTTATAAACCCTCTACCGATAGCGGGATACCCTTCCGCTGGCCCACGGACCCCACCTCCTCTAGCAGCTCCGAGCTTGATGTGGACCAGTCCTCGGCCTTAGATACCGATCCCGCAACTGGCACTACCGATGGTAGAGGCAGTGACCGCCTTGACTACATTAGGGGTACTGAATTTTCCGGCTTTCGCGAACGGGTTCATAAGCTCGGCGACATGGTCCATTCCTCGCCTGTGTACGTAGACACAACCCCTGCCTTCCGCTACCCCGACACTTTGGAAGGGTCTGGGAATGAGTATTCCACTTTCAAGAGTAATACGACCCGGGACGCGATGGTCTATGTGGGAGCCAATGATGGTATGCTCCACGCCTTCGACGCCACCACCGGTGAAGAACGCTTTGCTTATGTACCGAATGCCGTCATCAAGAACCTCAGCCATTTAAGTGATCCTAATTACAACCACCGCTACTACGTGGATGGGACCCCTACTGTAGTGGACGCCTTCTTCGGTAGCGCTTGGCACACCCTGCTTGCCGGAGGACTTCGGGGAGGTGGTCAGGGGATCTTCGCTCTGGATATCACTACTCCCCCCAGTACCACCACAAGCGAGAGTACCATTGCTTCCAAGGTGCTTTGGGAATTCACCGACACCGATGATCCCGACCTCGGCTACACCTTTAGTGAGCCGAACATCATCCGCATGCACAATGGAAAGTGGGCGGTCGTTTTTGGCAATGGCTACAACAACACTAAAAATGACGGCAGTGCGAGCACCACGGGCAATGCGGTGCTTTTTATCGTGGATGCGGAAACCGGTACGCTGATTAAAAAAATCGATACTCAGACAGGTTCAGCCGACGATCCCATAGCCAGCAACCGGCCCAACGGTTTGGCCACGGTAGCCCCAATTGATGCGAACGGCGATTTTATCGTTGACTACATTTATGGCGGCGATCTTTTTGGCAATTTGTGGAAATTCGATGTCAGAAGTTCCAACATAAGCGGGTGGGAAGTGGCCTATGGAAATTCCAACAATCCCAAACCGCTTTTCACCGCTCAAGCGGCCGATAACAGTTACCAACCCATCACTACCCGTCCTCAAGTTGACCGACATCCCAAAGAAATCGATACCTTTATGGTGTACTTTGGTACCGGGAAATATCTTGAAACCAACGACGACAGCCAAACCGGACAAGCCACTCAAACTTTCTATGGGATTTGGGATAAATTTAACGATAATACAAAATTTATTTCATTTACCCGATCTAGTCTACTCCAGCAAGAGATCGTCAAGGAAATTGCCCAAGCTTTTGATACTGACGGCGATGGCTCCAGTGATACCACCTTTGAGTTCCGGGTTAGCACGGGAAATACTATTGATTGGTCGACCCATCAGGGATGGTATCTGGATTTAGTAAACACCGAGAACGACAACACTAACAATTATGGTGAAAAACAAGTCAGCGATCCGGTGCTGCGCAATGGGCGCATTATTTTCACCACCCTCATCCCTTCCGATAAGCTCTGTGACTTTGGGGGCACCGGCTGGCTCATGGAGCTAAACGCAATTAGCGGTGGGCACTTAGCCTTTACTCCCTTTGATCTCAATAATGACGGAATTTTTGATAACGCCGATTACATCAACGTGGGCGACACTGATGGTGATAGCGAGGATAACCACGTCCCAGCCAGCGGCAAGAAATCAAAAGTGGGCATTATCCCCACCCCAGGCATTATTACTGGCCCAGCAACGGACCCGAGAGTGGAATTCAAATATACCAGCGGCTCGACCGGCAACATTGAGGCCACCCGCGAAAATGCCGGCCCCGGCTATGCAGGCCGCATATCCTGGATCCAACTGCGCTAGCAATTCTATAAGACATGGGAAGCCACATGAAAACAGATAGTCAAGAGAAGACCATTGAGCCGCGAAGGAAACAAAAAGGTTTTACTTTAATAGAAATTATGATTGTAGTGGCTATTGTCGCTATCCTCGCCAGTGTTGCCTTTCCTAGCTACCAGGAAAGCATTCAGAAAAGCCGACGTGGCGATGCCCAAGGAGCATTGACCGCTTTTGCCGCCGCCATGGAGCGCCATTTCACAGAAAACAATACCTATGAGGGGGCCGCTACCGGAGGAAACGATACGGGGACTCCCGCCATCTTCGCCACCGAGGCACCTCTCGATGGGGCGGACAAGTTCTACGACTTGACTATTGTAAATCCTACTAATGCGACGACTTACACCTTACGGGCAACTCCCAAAAACGCCCAGGCAGGCGATGGCTATCTGGAACTGACCAGCACCGGCGTCCGGAGATGGGATGAAAACAATAATGGCGCAATTGATGCTGGCGAAACTGATTGGAAACAAGGCTAGGATTTAGCCCACTTAATCCATGAGGTCACCACAAAGGCATGAAAAGCACAGAGAAATCAAAAGGTCTAACTCTTAATCCACCCACATCACTCACGAGATTGGCCAGCCTGCTTTACCTCAGTGGGCTGGCTTGCCAAATACGCTTTGTAAAATAAGAACCGCTGCACCCACGGTAATGGCAGAATCGGCAATATTAAAGGCGGGCCAGTGCCAACCTTGATAATACAAATCGATAAAATCGATAACATGACCATGCCAGAGCCGGTCAATCACATTACCCAAAGCTCCGCCAAGAATCAGCGCCACCGCCACCGCTTCCCACAGAGCACTCGCCCCTAACCGGTACAGCCAAAAAATCAGTGCTATGCTCACGGTGAGCGCCAGCCCCACAAAGAACCAGCGCTGCCAGCCACCCGCATCGGCAAGGAAGCTAAAAGCTGCGCCGGTATTGTAAGCCAAAGTAAAATTAAAAAAGGGTAATACCGGAACCGGCTCATAGAGCTGCAACTGATGTTCCGCCAGATACTTGGTCCCTTGATCCAGCAGGATCACCAGCGTAGAAAGCCACAACCATTTCAGCATCAACTTACCCGTTATAAAAAAATTCCTATAAGATTATTCGGAAACCCAAAAATGAGCGATCGAGCTCACCCTGTGAATCGAAATAGCGGACTTCTCCTTTTTCACTGACCAACCAGACTTCCTTCGCCCCTTGTTGAAAGTAGAGAGCCATTTTATCTTTCATCTCCTGATGACTATTGCTGGGGGATAATATTTCCACACACACTTCAGGGGCCTCACTATAAGGCGTTTCAAACCCATGAACACTCATAAACTCATCCGAACACCAAGCCACATCTGCCACTTTAACCCCTTTCTCCGTATCAATAGCACACTCGCTAATCACTTCCCCCTCTGGCACATTTTGCCGGAGCACATAACTGATTTTACTCTGTAAATAGCCGTGCCTATTGGAAGCCGGAGTCATCACAATTTTCCCGTATTCATTCAATTCAATTTTATAGGGCAGCTCCCGCAGGGACTTGTCCTGTAGTACCTCCGACCACCGCATTGTCTGATCCTCCGGTTAAATCTACCCCGCTTCCTCAGGAGAAAGCGGCGCTAAGCGAAAGCCCGCTGTTCCCCCTCACCGTCGATGTTCTCCACACAACGGCCACACAGCTCGGGATGGGCCGAGTGGCTTCCCACATCTTGCCGGTGATGCCAGCAACGCACGCACTTGGGATAACTAGATGGGGTCGCGACTGTCCACAAGCCCGGCATTTCGGTCTCTAGGGCATCAGAGGGGCGCTTTTGGGCCGGATGCACACGGGCATAGGAAGTAATTAATACAAAACGAAGTTCATCGACAACTTGCATAAGGGTGTGGTACAAGGCTTCCTCGGCATAAAGGTCCACCTCTGCATCCAGGGAAGAGCCAATCCGCCCTTCCACCCGGACCCGTTCCAACTCCTTGGCAATAGCTTCCCGCACTGCCAACACCACATCCCAAAAAGTACGACCTAAGGGCGCCTCCTCTTCCAGGGGGGGCAACCCTGGATACCAGGTAGTCAGAAACACCGATTCGCCCCGCTCACCTGGAAGATGATGCCAAATTTCATCAGCAGTAAAACTCAACACTGGAGCAATCCAGCGCACCAGGGCTTCGGCAATATGGTACATGGCGGTCTGGGCCGAGCGTCGGGCACGGCTGTCCGCGGGGGTCGTATATTGGCGATCTTTGATGATATCGAGATAAATTGCCCCCAAATCCATGGCACAGAAATTGTGCACCCGTTGATAGATAAGATGGAAATTATAATCTTCGTAAGCCTGGAGAATCTCCTCCTGGAGCAGGAAGGCTCGATCCATAGCCCAGCGGTCCAGGGCCAGCATATTTTCCACTGGCACCCTATGGGTGGCAGGATCAAAGCCATTCAAGTTAGCCAATAGATAACGGGCAGTATTACGCATGCGGCGATAAGAATCGGCAATGCGCTTTAAGATTTCATCCGAGACGCTCATCTCGCCCCGATAGTCGGTAGCCGCCACCCACAGGCGGAGGATGTCCGCGCCCAGACTCCCCATTACTTGCTGCGGAACCACCACATTGCCCCGGGACTTAGACATCTTCCTGCCCTCGGCATCCACGGTAAAACCGTGGGTCAACACCGTCCGGTAGGGCGCTGCACCCCGCATCGCCACCGCGGTCAACAGGGACGACTGGAACCAGCCCCGGTGCTGATCCGAGCCCTCCAGATAGAGATCCGCCGGCAGACCTAGCTCCGCTCTTGCCGCCAGGACGCAGGCATGAGTCACTCCGGAATCAAACCAAACATCCAGGGTGTCGCCGACCTTCTCATACTCCGAGGCCTTGCTGCCCAGCAGCTCGCTCGGCTCCAGCTCAAACCAGGCATCCACTCCCTTCTCTTCTACCCGCCGAGCCACTTCTTCTATAAGACGGGGGGTCTCGGGGTGCAACTCACCGCTTTGGCAGTGGACAAACAAAGGGATAGGAGTTCCCCAAGCCCGCTGGCGGGAAATACACCAGTCTGGCCGATTTTCCACCATACCCTCAATCCGTTGCTGCCCCCAACCAGGAAGCCAGCGGGTTTTTTTGATTTCCTCAAGGGCCGCGCTACGCAAACCTTGCCGATCCATACTGATGAACCACTGGGGCGTTGCCCGAAAAATGATAGGGGTTTTGTGGCGCCAGCAATGGGGATAGCTATGCTGAAGACGCTGCTCACAGAGCAGGGCCCCTCCTTCCTTGAGCACTTGAATGATATGATCGTTAGCCTTAAGTACCGGTTCACCCGCAAACAAGGGAGTCTCGGGCAAAAAGCGGCCATCCCCTCCCACTGGATTGTCTATGGGCAAGCGGTAACGGCTGCCTACTACGTAGTCGTCCTGACCATGGCCGGGCGCCGTATGAACAGCCCCCGTACCGGCTTCCAAATTGACATGTTCCCCCAGAATAACCGGTACCGTCCGCTCATAAAACGGATGTTGCAATTTCAACCCTTCCAGATCATCCCCCTGGCAAGTGGCTAAAATTACCGAGGACTCTACGCCATAACGGGCCAATACCTCCCGGTATAACCCTTCAGCCAGAAGCAAACGTTCCTGGCCCTGACCGGTATCGCACTCCACCAAAACATATTTCAAAGCGGGATGTAAGGCGACGGCCTGATTGGCCGGTAGTGTCCAAGGGGTGGTGGTCCAAATCACCACACTCATAGGCCCGGCGCCTGGATTTTCTACTTCGCAGCGGGAAAGCAACTCCGCCTCATCCGCCACCGGGAAACGGACATCAATCGCCGGCGAAGTTTTCTCTTGATACTCGACTTCCGCCTCTGCCAGGGCGGAGCCACAATCCACGCACCAGTGGACCGGTTTCACGCCCTTATGGAGATGCCCTTTCTCAATGATCTTTCCTAAAGCGCGGATAATATCGGCCTCAAATCGGTAATTCATAGTGAGATAGGGATGGCGCCAATCACCCAACCCCCCCAGGCGCTCGAAATCCTGACGCTGCGTATTGACCTGCTCCCGGGCATAATCCCGACAGGCTTGGCGGAAACCTGCCGCATCAATTTTCAGTCCAGGTTTACCGACCTTTTTCTCCACGTTCAATTCAATAGGCAGGCCATGGCAATCCCAACCGGGCACATAGGGGGCCTCAAATCCACTCAAGGTCTTTGATTTTACTATAATATCTTTCAATATTTTGTTGACGGCATGGCCAATATGAATAGCGCCATTGGCATAGGGAGGACCGTCATGGAGGATGAAGCGGGGCCGGCCCCGTGCTGCTTCCCGCAGCTTCCCGTAAAGATCCATTTCTTGCCAGCGCTTAAGAAGCTCGGGTTCGCGCTTGGCTAAGTTGGCTTTCATGGGAAAAGCGGTCTTGGGGAGATTGAGAGTCTCTTTATATTTCGCCACGTTTAATCTCTAACCATTCATTTTCTACTGGAGACAATTATTAAATGATTATACCGGCGTTATCACGGCTCGCCCATGAGATGGGAACCGGATCCTGTTTATTTCCTTCAAAATAGTTATTAATAGAAGCTGTCCAAGTTCATCGCTGAAGCTTTAATTTTCCCCTTGACCCTACTCGCGGCACCCCTTAGCCTTGCCCCATGAATTTCGACCAAAAGTTACTTCCCGGTATATTGCGCCGGCGCTATCAGCGATTTTTCGCTGAAGTGGAGCTTAAGAGCGGCGAACAGATCACCGCCCACTGCCCCAATACGGGCTCCATGCGGGGATTAGTCGAACCGGGGCTTGGCGTCTATGTTTCTCAGTCGACCAATCCCCGGCGCAAACTAGCCTACACTTTGGAGTTGGTGAATGCTCACACCAGTTTGGTGGGGGTACATACCGGCCGCGCCAATACCTTGGCAAAAGAAGCCATTACCGCAGGATCCATAGCCCAACTCTTAGGCTATGGGAAAGTCCGACAGGAAATCCGCTATAGCCAAAATTCCCGGATCGACCTCCTCTTGGAAGACCCGGCTACCCAGCGATGCTGCTATGTGGAAGTCAAAAGCGTCACCCTCAGAGAAGGACCGGCGGCCTGCTTCCCCGATGCCGTCACCACCCGTGGCGCTAAACACTTGGATGACCTAATCGCTACCGTTCGCCTTCCCAACCAGCGCGCGGTCATGTTTTATCTCGTACAGCGGGAGGATTGCCAATACTTTACCCCCGCCGATGACATCGATCCCACCTATGGCGCCAAACTTCGGTCTGCAGCCGAACAAGGAGTGGAAATGCTCGCCTACGCCTGCCAGGTCTCCCCCCAAGGCATTCAAGTCACCCAACCGTTGCCTATCCAACTATAGGGGCCAACACCAACAGCTCCAGACCCATTGCCTGCTGTAAAACTCTAGGGGCTTTATCTAACAGATAGAAGCAGCTGCCAGACGATCAAGAGAAACGATGTTTGATTGGCTGAAAACTGCTAGTTAAGAAAAGGGATCAGTTCCCTTTTCCGGGCCAGTGGCGGCGGCGCTCTAGCCGCATTGAGACCGACGTCAGTCCCTGCGGAGGGCGCGGTCGACGAGGGCGCCGGCGGCAAGACCAAGGGCGAGGGCGCCGAAGGCAGTAGCAACCGAGCGGGGTGAGACTGCGTGCTCCCAGCCTGGAGTGAGGCGGCGGGGGATGAGGCCATAGTCAACGGCAGCGGCGATGGCGGCGGTTGTAGCGGCGCCAGCGGCAATCTCTGTACCACTGCGGCGCGGGCGGCGGGCAAGCCACCAGGTGAAAGGCAGAGCCCAGAACACCGCCGCAGCATGGTTGGTCGCATAGCCAACGCCAGTGTGCTTGAGATCAACCCGCCCACTCCAACCCGCCTGCGGCCCATGGAGCCAGTGACTCGTTGCATTGACTGGCTGGAGCGGGTCCTGGCCCTCCTGCCGCGCGAGCAGTCCGAGAGTGCCGGTA harbors:
- a CDS encoding Uma2 family endonuclease, with translation MRWSEVLQDKSLRELPYKIELNEYGKIVMTPASNRHGYLQSKISYVLRQNVPEGEVISECAIDTEKGVKVADVAWCSDEFMSVHGFETPYSEAPEVCVEILSPSNSHQEMKDKMALYFQQGAKEVWLVSEKGEVRYFDSQGELDRSFLGFRIIL
- a CDS encoding type IV pilin protein: MKTDSQEKTIEPRRKQKGFTLIEIMIVVAIVAILASVAFPSYQESIQKSRRGDAQGALTAFAAAMERHFTENNTYEGAATGGNDTGTPAIFATEAPLDGADKFYDLTIVNPTNATTYTLRATPKNAQAGDGYLELTSTGVRRWDENNNGAIDAGETDWKQG
- a CDS encoding pilus assembly protein, translating into MMEKYRLKITAYSIATTAALGYFGNAQGADLDLSNSPLFLTDNASPLTMLVMGKDHKLYYEAYNDASDLNGDGTIEVGYQPMLVDYYGYFDSYKCYLYDSSDNRFEPSATTSDKTCANAWSGDFLNYLTTSRMDALRKVFYGGHRDVDTASETVLAGAFIPQDAHSWGKEYTSTAVDGYDLSQYAPLTLPTSGNRHLFAVTSLADGNVPVLRILQNRTERIWEWVSKQRPVADDSLGTPTDYPIRVLACDSSLLEENCQQYGSSSYKPTGLLQKYGENDSMYFGLLTGSYAKNTSGGVLRKNMGSITDEIDSSTGVFTSTNGIIKTIDNLRIIQFDYGDHSYSPGWPNAPGQPSAWITTRPINEGEQPNWGNPTAEMIYEGLRYFAGKASPTSDYAISSSTTPDADLGLPVASWDDPYANTNFPACSKPFQIVISDINPSYDTDQLPGSYFSSFSGDVSGLNSQTLADTISSHEPDVAGSHFIGQSGTDADGAPSAKSVTSLGNIRGLSPEEPTKLGGYYAASVAYFGHTNDLHSAEGEQKMSTFGMALASPLPKIEIPVNNQTVTLVPFAKSVGTTSDCAVSDISSVKGDFQPTNQIVDFYVETVTPTSGKFRINYEDVEQGADHDMDAIVEYTYQVNDGTVDITLDSTFAASCIIQHIGYVISGTTADGAYLEVRDNDTDSTEDPDYFLDTPPGATPGSGWEDGAALPLTTNRTFTPGVSSAATLLKDPLWYAAKWGSFNDRNKDGIPQGTEWDINNDNTPDNYFLVTNALKLEDQLGKAFDEIIEQTSSNSSVALNSGAISTDSHLYQARFNSSTWTGQLLDFPINSDGSLGAKSWEAAELLDTLSSNNRKIVTYKPSTDSGIPFRWPTDPTSSSSSELDVDQSSALDTDPATGTTDGRGSDRLDYIRGTEFSGFRERVHKLGDMVHSSPVYVDTTPAFRYPDTLEGSGNEYSTFKSNTTRDAMVYVGANDGMLHAFDATTGEERFAYVPNAVIKNLSHLSDPNYNHRYYVDGTPTVVDAFFGSAWHTLLAGGLRGGGQGIFALDITTPPSTTTSESTIASKVLWEFTDTDDPDLGYTFSEPNIIRMHNGKWAVVFGNGYNNTKNDGSASTTGNAVLFIVDAETGTLIKKIDTQTGSADDPIASNRPNGLATVAPIDANGDFIVDYIYGGDLFGNLWKFDVRSSNISGWEVAYGNSNNPKPLFTAQAADNSYQPITTRPQVDRHPKEIDTFMVYFGTGKYLETNDDSQTGQATQTFYGIWDKFNDNTKFISFTRSSLLQQEIVKEIAQAFDTDGDGSSDTTFEFRVSTGNTIDWSTHQGWYLDLVNTENDNTNNYGEKQVSDPVLRNGRIIFTTLIPSDKLCDFGGTGWLMELNAISGGHLAFTPFDLNNDGIFDNADYINVGDTDGDSEDNHVPASGKKSKVGIIPTPGIITGPATDPRVEFKYTSGSTGNIEATRENAGPGYAGRISWIQLR
- the lspA gene encoding signal peptidase II gives rise to the protein MLKWLWLSTLVILLDQGTKYLAEHQLQLYEPVPVLPFFNFTLAYNTGAAFSFLADAGGWQRWFFVGLALTVSIALIFWLYRLGASALWEAVAVALILGGALGNVIDRLWHGHVIDFIDLYYQGWHWPAFNIADSAITVGAAVLILQSVFGKPAH
- the sfsA gene encoding DNA/RNA nuclease SfsA; the protein is MNFDQKLLPGILRRRYQRFFAEVELKSGEQITAHCPNTGSMRGLVEPGLGVYVSQSTNPRRKLAYTLELVNAHTSLVGVHTGRANTLAKEAITAGSIAQLLGYGKVRQEIRYSQNSRIDLLLEDPATQRCCYVEVKSVTLREGPAACFPDAVTTRGAKHLDDLIATVRLPNQRAVMFYLVQREDCQYFTPADDIDPTYGAKLRSAAEQGVEMLAYACQVSPQGIQVTQPLPIQL
- the ileS gene encoding isoleucine--tRNA ligase — protein: MAKYKETLNLPKTAFPMKANLAKREPELLKRWQEMDLYGKLREAARGRPRFILHDGPPYANGAIHIGHAVNKILKDIIVKSKTLSGFEAPYVPGWDCHGLPIELNVEKKVGKPGLKIDAAGFRQACRDYAREQVNTQRQDFERLGGLGDWRHPYLTMNYRFEADIIRALGKIIEKGHLHKGVKPVHWCVDCGSALAEAEVEYQEKTSPAIDVRFPVADEAELLSRCEVENPGAGPMSVVIWTTTPWTLPANQAVALHPALKYVLVECDTGQGQERLLLAEGLYREVLARYGVESSVILATCQGDDLEGLKLQHPFYERTVPVILGEHVNLEAGTGAVHTAPGHGQDDYVVGSRYRLPIDNPVGGDGRFLPETPLFAGEPVLKANDHIIQVLKEGGALLCEQRLQHSYPHCWRHKTPIIFRATPQWFISMDRQGLRSAALEEIKKTRWLPGWGQQRIEGMVENRPDWCISRQRAWGTPIPLFVHCQSGELHPETPRLIEEVARRVEEKGVDAWFELEPSELLGSKASEYEKVGDTLDVWFDSGVTHACVLAARAELGLPADLYLEGSDQHRGWFQSSLLTAVAMRGAAPYRTVLTHGFTVDAEGRKMSKSRGNVVVPQQVMGSLGADILRLWVAATDYRGEMSVSDEILKRIADSYRRMRNTARYLLANLNGFDPATHRVPVENMLALDRWAMDRAFLLQEEILQAYEDYNFHLIYQRVHNFCAMDLGAIYLDIIKDRQYTTPADSRARRSAQTAMYHIAEALVRWIAPVLSFTADEIWHHLPGERGESVFLTTWYPGLPPLEEEAPLGRTFWDVVLAVREAIAKELERVRVEGRIGSSLDAEVDLYAEEALYHTLMQVVDELRFVLITSYARVHPAQKRPSDALETEMPGLWTVATPSSYPKCVRCWHHRQDVGSHSAHPELCGRCVENIDGEGEQRAFA